One Sphingomonas sp. OV641 genomic window carries:
- a CDS encoding site-2 protease family protein yields MTPDNPIYAAAVWIIPLIIAIVFHEVAHGLMARALGDPTAAQLKRLSFNPLRHVDPVGTVILPLGLALAKAPVFGWAKPVPVDHRRLRNPRWGMVAVALAGPGMNFALAAVAAVAIGLGFGSMEGPPQGAAAFVLANLVNFLLINIFLAVFNLLPIPPFDGGHVVQGVLPRRLAAEWAKLARFGFPLVIILLVVVPMIWPQASVVAKLVGPPADWLVSQYLAFAQVFA; encoded by the coding sequence ATGACCCCCGATAACCCCATCTACGCCGCCGCGGTGTGGATCATCCCGCTCATCATCGCGATCGTGTTCCATGAGGTAGCGCATGGCCTGATGGCGCGCGCGCTTGGCGATCCGACTGCCGCACAGCTGAAGCGGCTGTCGTTCAATCCTTTGCGGCATGTCGATCCCGTCGGCACGGTGATCCTGCCGCTGGGCCTGGCGCTCGCCAAGGCGCCGGTGTTCGGTTGGGCGAAGCCGGTGCCGGTCGATCACCGGCGGTTGCGCAATCCGCGCTGGGGGATGGTGGCGGTGGCGCTGGCCGGTCCGGGGATGAACTTCGCGCTGGCGGCAGTCGCCGCCGTGGCGATCGGGCTGGGGTTCGGGAGCATGGAGGGGCCGCCGCAGGGCGCCGCCGCCTTCGTGCTGGCGAACCTCGTCAATTTCCTGCTGATCAACATCTTCCTGGCCGTCTTCAACCTCTTGCCAATCCCGCCGTTCGATGGCGGGCATGTGGTGCAGGGCGTGCTGCCGCGGCGCCTCGCGGCGGAATGGGCGAAGCTGGCGCGGTTCGGCTTTCCGCTCGTCATCATCCTGCTGGTGGTGGTGCCGATGATCTGGCCGCAGGCGAGCGTGGTCGCGAAGCTGGTCGGGCCACCGGCCGATTGGCTGGTGAGCCAGTATCTCGCCTTTGCGCAGGTATTCGCGTGA
- a CDS encoding thymidine kinase, which produces MAKLYFYYASMNAGKSTNLLQADFNYRERGMETMLFTAAIDDRFAAGTITSRIGLSAPATMFDPATNIAACVLDRHAEATVACVLVDEAQFLTSDQVDQLARLADSDGIPVLCYGLRTDFRGALFEGSARLLALADSLIEIKSVCACGRKATMNLRVDADGRPVAVGAQTEIGGNDLYVALCRRHFVAALERGVVPV; this is translated from the coding sequence ATGGCCAAGCTGTATTTCTACTACGCCAGCATGAATGCAGGAAAATCGACCAACCTGCTCCAGGCGGATTTCAACTACCGCGAGCGCGGGATGGAGACGATGCTGTTCACCGCCGCGATCGACGATCGCTTCGCGGCGGGGACGATCACGTCGCGCATCGGCCTGTCGGCGCCGGCGACGATGTTCGACCCTGCCACCAACATCGCCGCCTGCGTGCTGGACCGCCATGCGGAGGCGACGGTCGCCTGCGTGCTGGTCGACGAGGCGCAGTTCCTGACGAGTGACCAGGTTGATCAACTGGCGCGGCTGGCCGACAGCGATGGCATCCCGGTGCTGTGCTACGGCCTGCGCACCGATTTCCGCGGCGCGCTGTTCGAGGGATCGGCGCGGCTGCTCGCGCTGGCGGATTCGCTGATCGAGATAAAGTCGGTGTGCGCCTGCGGGCGCAAGGCGACGATGAACCTTCGTGTGGATGCCGACGGACGCCCGGTGGCGGTGGGTGCGCAGACGGAGATCGGGGGCAACGATCTTTATGTGGCGCTGTGCCGGCGGCATTTCGTGGCGGCGCTGGAGCGGGGTGTGGTGCCGGTGTGA
- the rbfA gene encoding 30S ribosome-binding factor RbfA: protein MNTDQPEKSVRTLRVGEQVRHILSEILQRGDVHDDVLATHMVSITEVRMSPDLRHATVFVKPLLGKDEEAVLKALRTNTAYLQREVAHRVKMKYAAKLKFLSDESFDEGSHIDQLLRSPTVARDLGDGEE from the coding sequence ATGAATACCGACCAACCCGAGAAATCCGTTCGCACGCTGCGCGTCGGCGAGCAGGTGCGGCATATCCTGTCGGAGATCCTGCAGCGCGGTGACGTGCATGACGACGTGCTGGCGACGCACATGGTGAGCATCACCGAGGTTCGCATGTCGCCGGATCTACGCCACGCGACAGTGTTCGTGAAGCCGCTGCTGGGGAAGGATGAGGAGGCGGTGCTGAAGGCGCTGCGCACCAACACCGCCTATCTGCAGCGCGAGGTCGCGCACCGGGTGAAGATGAAATATGCCGCGAAGCTCAAGTTCCTGAGCGACGAGAGCTTCGACGAAGGCAGCCATATCGACCAGCTGCTACGATCGCCCACCGTGGCGCGCGATCTGGGCGACGGCGAGGAATAA
- the infB gene encoding translation initiation factor IF-2: MSETDNDKPKLGMRAPLGVRRTVETGKVKQSFSHGRSNTVIVETKKARTFRKPGEAAEPVAAPTEAPAPEAAAPAPAAPVQRQAPPPPPSRAPSNETPQERVARLAREAEEQRMQALEELRRREEAERARAAEDEKRRAEERAAAAAAAATQPEAAPEPAPEAQPAPEAQPAPEPTAEAAPPAAPAEPQVEPEAKAAPEAPAPAAAPAAPAHEPEVVRAAAAVSEPKRSAPPAPRAAPAAPPAPPVLARDPSLPAPRRFSPVARPEIPKPQPKPEPKPAPAPAAATTASSSAAPQQRNLPSGQATPRNAPQPARPQQRDRKGDERRGGKLTVNRALNEDGARARSLAALKRAREKEKRGWTGPREPQAKQIRDVQVPEAITVQELANRMAERGADLVKALFKMGMPVTMTQTIDQDTAELLVTEFGHNIVRVSDSDIDLALDTAPDNDADLKPRPPVVTIMGHVDHGKTSLLDALRGTDVVRGEAGGITQHIGAYQVTLKDKSKITFLDTPGHEAFTAMRARGADVTDIVVLVVAADDGLMPQTIEAINHTKAAGKPMIVAINKIDKHDANAQRVRERLLEHDVQVEAMGGETQDVEVSALKKTGLDELIEKIQLQAELMDLKANPDRDAEGSVIEAKLDKGRGPVATVLVTRGTLKVGDVFVVGAESGKVRALVDDKGRQLKQADPSMPVEVLGISGTPSAGDQLQVVESEARAREVAEYRQGVLTQKRTTAAPASLESMFSALAANKAIEYPLVVKADTQGTVEAIVASLNKLSTDDIRVRILHSAVGGITESDVNAAAASGAPIIGFHVRANAKAREIADRHQVALKYYDVIYDLIDEIRAGMAGELGPEAFETVVGRAEIREVFSAGKHGKAAGLLVVEGAIRKALKARITRNDVIIYNGEIASLRRFKDDVAEVRAGLECGVTFTQNFTDIRSGDFLETFEVELRERTL, encoded by the coding sequence GTGAGCGAGACCGACAACGATAAGCCGAAACTTGGCATGCGCGCACCATTGGGTGTTCGGCGCACGGTCGAGACCGGCAAGGTGAAGCAGAGCTTCAGCCACGGCCGCTCCAATACGGTGATCGTGGAGACGAAGAAGGCGCGCACGTTCCGCAAGCCGGGCGAGGCGGCCGAGCCGGTCGCCGCGCCGACCGAGGCGCCGGCCCCGGAGGCGGCAGCGCCCGCCCCCGCCGCGCCCGTGCAGCGGCAGGCGCCCCCGCCGCCGCCATCGCGTGCGCCGTCCAACGAGACGCCGCAGGAGCGCGTGGCTCGACTCGCCCGCGAGGCAGAGGAACAGCGCATGCAGGCGCTGGAGGAACTGCGTCGCCGCGAGGAGGCCGAGCGTGCCCGCGCCGCGGAAGACGAGAAGCGTCGCGCCGAGGAGCGCGCGGCGGCTGCTGCCGCTGCCGCGACCCAGCCCGAAGCCGCGCCTGAGCCGGCACCTGAGGCTCAGCCCGCACCCGAGGCGCAGCCTGCGCCCGAACCGACGGCGGAGGCCGCTCCGCCGGCGGCTCCGGCCGAGCCACAGGTCGAGCCCGAAGCCAAGGCCGCACCGGAAGCGCCGGCTCCTGCCGCTGCTCCGGCCGCTCCGGCGCATGAGCCGGAAGTGGTGCGTGCCGCCGCTGCCGTTAGCGAGCCAAAGCGGTCCGCGCCGCCGGCGCCCCGCGCCGCACCGGCTGCGCCCCCGGCCCCGCCCGTGCTGGCGCGCGATCCGTCGCTGCCCGCGCCGCGCCGCTTCTCGCCGGTTGCACGGCCGGAGATCCCCAAGCCGCAGCCCAAGCCCGAGCCGAAGCCCGCACCGGCACCAGCCGCCGCGACCACGGCGAGCAGCAGCGCCGCCCCGCAGCAGCGCAACCTGCCGTCCGGTCAGGCCACGCCGCGCAATGCGCCGCAGCCGGCCCGTCCGCAGCAGCGCGATCGCAAGGGCGACGAGCGCCGCGGCGGCAAGCTGACGGTCAACCGCGCGCTGAACGAGGATGGCGCCCGCGCCCGCTCGCTCGCCGCACTGAAGCGTGCCCGCGAGAAGGAAAAGCGTGGCTGGACCGGCCCGCGCGAGCCGCAGGCCAAGCAGATCCGCGACGTTCAGGTGCCGGAGGCGATCACCGTCCAGGAGCTGGCGAACCGCATGGCGGAGCGCGGCGCTGACCTGGTGAAGGCGCTGTTCAAGATGGGCATGCCCGTCACCATGACGCAGACGATCGATCAGGACACCGCAGAGCTGCTGGTGACCGAGTTCGGCCACAATATCGTGCGCGTCAGCGACAGCGACATCGATCTCGCGCTCGATACGGCGCCGGACAATGATGCGGATCTGAAGCCGCGTCCCCCGGTCGTGACGATCATGGGCCACGTCGACCACGGCAAGACCAGCCTGCTGGACGCGCTGCGCGGCACCGATGTGGTGCGCGGCGAGGCCGGCGGCATCACGCAGCATATCGGCGCCTATCAGGTGACGCTGAAGGACAAGTCGAAGATCACCTTCCTCGACACGCCGGGCCACGAGGCGTTCACCGCCATGCGTGCGCGCGGCGCGGACGTCACGGACATCGTGGTGCTGGTGGTGGCGGCCGACGACGGGCTGATGCCGCAGACGATCGAGGCGATCAACCACACCAAGGCGGCCGGCAAGCCGATGATCGTGGCGATCAACAAGATCGACAAGCACGACGCCAATGCCCAGCGCGTGCGCGAGCGCCTGCTCGAGCATGACGTGCAGGTCGAGGCGATGGGCGGCGAGACGCAGGACGTCGAGGTGTCGGCGCTGAAGAAGACCGGCCTCGACGAGCTGATCGAGAAGATCCAGCTGCAGGCCGAGCTGATGGACCTGAAGGCGAACCCTGACCGCGATGCAGAGGGCAGCGTGATCGAGGCAAAGCTGGACAAGGGCCGCGGCCCGGTCGCGACGGTGCTGGTCACGCGCGGCACGCTGAAGGTCGGCGACGTGTTCGTCGTCGGTGCGGAAAGCGGCAAGGTACGTGCGCTGGTCGACGACAAGGGGCGCCAGCTCAAGCAGGCGGATCCGTCGATGCCGGTCGAGGTGCTCGGCATCTCGGGCACGCCATCGGCGGGCGACCAGCTCCAGGTCGTCGAGAGCGAGGCGCGGGCACGCGAAGTGGCGGAATATCGCCAGGGCGTGCTGACGCAGAAGCGCACCACCGCGGCGCCGGCGAGCCTCGAGAGCATGTTCTCCGCGCTCGCGGCGAACAAGGCGATCGAATATCCGCTGGTGGTCAAGGCCGATACGCAGGGCACCGTGGAGGCGATTGTCGCGTCGCTCAACAAGCTGTCGACCGATGACATCCGCGTGCGCATCCTGCACTCGGCCGTGGGCGGCATCACCGAGAGCGACGTCAATGCGGCGGCAGCAAGCGGGGCGCCGATCATCGGCTTCCACGTGCGTGCCAATGCGAAGGCGCGCGAGATCGCCGATCGGCACCAGGTGGCGTTGAAATATTATGACGTCATCTATGACCTGATCGACGAGATCCGCGCCGGCATGGCGGGCGAGCTTGGGCCGGAAGCGTTCGAGACGGTGGTTGGCCGTGCGGAAATCCGCGAGGTCTTCTCGGCCGGCAAGCACGGCAAGGCCGCCGGTCTGCTGGTGGTCGAGGGTGCGATCCGCAAGGCGCTCAAGGCGCGCATCACGCGCAACGACGTCATCATCTACAATGGCGAGATCGCCTCGCTGCGTCGCTTCAAGGACGATGTGGCCGAGGTCCGCGCGGGTCTGGAGTGCGGCGTGACCTTCACGCAGAACTTCACCGACATCCGCTCGGGCGACTTCCTCGAGACGTTCGAGGTCGAGCTGCGCGAACGCACGTTGTAA
- a CDS encoding DUF448 domain-containing protein: protein MSDPIRTCILSREEAPRDGLVRLVLSPDGRILPDVRAKAPGRGAWIGVDAAELAKAQAKGKLRGALARAFKTGEFTVPDDLPALIASALERNALDRLGLEARAGTVLTGSDRIEEAARSGRLKALYHAADAAEDGRRKLAQAWRVGSDREGSDLGGLVLPIPRPILSMALGRENVVHIGVTDRMAAGRLGEALDRWRRFIGPDPEGAHQSQSLMSDLIAAPCATAAQGASAPDLSGHEPAVTTHEEFE from the coding sequence ATGAGCGATCCCATCCGCACCTGCATCCTTTCCCGCGAGGAGGCGCCGCGTGACGGCCTTGTCCGTCTGGTCCTGTCGCCGGACGGCCGCATCCTGCCCGATGTGCGCGCCAAGGCGCCGGGGCGGGGCGCCTGGATCGGCGTTGATGCGGCGGAGCTCGCCAAGGCGCAGGCGAAGGGCAAGCTCCGCGGCGCGCTTGCGCGGGCGTTCAAGACCGGGGAGTTCACTGTGCCGGACGATCTGCCGGCGCTGATCGCATCGGCGCTGGAGCGCAATGCGCTTGACCGGCTGGGGCTGGAGGCGCGGGCGGGCACGGTGCTGACCGGTTCGGACAGGATCGAGGAGGCGGCCCGATCGGGGCGTCTCAAGGCGCTGTACCATGCGGCCGATGCGGCCGAGGACGGGCGGCGCAAGCTCGCCCAGGCCTGGCGCGTCGGCTCCGATCGGGAAGGTAGTGATCTGGGGGGCTTGGTTCTGCCGATACCACGCCCCATATTGTCGATGGCGCTGGGCCGCGAAAACGTGGTACATATCGGCGTCACCGACCGCATGGCGGCCGGCAGGTTGGGCGAAGCGCTCGATCGCTGGCGCCGTTTTATCGGCCCCGACCCTGAAGGAGCCCATCAAAGCCAGTCTTTGATGAGCGACCTGATTGCCGCACCTTGCGCAACGGCCGCGCAAGGCGCATCGGCGCCCGATCTTTCCGGGCACGAACCGGCCGTGACGACACACGAGGAATTTGAGTGA
- a CDS encoding GIY-YIG nuclease family protein translates to MMASGYLGTLYVGVTSNLLGRIIQHREGTFGGFTDRHEVKRLVWYDTADTMAAAIMSEKRLKRWRRDWKIELIERDNPLWHDLGPAIGLPPLRG, encoded by the coding sequence ATGATGGCCAGCGGCTATTTGGGCACGCTGTACGTCGGCGTGACATCCAACCTGCTCGGTCGCATCATTCAGCATCGCGAAGGTACGTTTGGAGGCTTCACTGATCGCCACGAGGTCAAGCGACTCGTTTGGTACGATACGGCCGACACGATGGCCGCAGCGATCATGTCCGAAAAGCGCCTCAAACGCTGGCGCCGCGACTGGAAGATCGAGCTGATCGAGCGAGACAACCCGCTTTGGCACGATCTTGGTCCAGCGATCGGCCTGCCGCCGCTCCGTGGGTGA
- a CDS encoding 4-oxalocrotonate tautomerase family protein, whose translation MPFVSIRIAGSASKEQKAGIVADVTSSLVTRLGKNPAAVQVVIEEVSTENYGAGGVLIVDRDARKASPSEGDAHAGSSQ comes from the coding sequence ATGCCGTTCGTATCGATCAGGATCGCAGGCTCCGCATCGAAGGAGCAGAAGGCGGGGATCGTGGCTGACGTCACGTCCTCGCTGGTCACGCGGCTGGGCAAGAACCCGGCGGCGGTGCAGGTCGTGATCGAGGAGGTTTCGACGGAGAATTACGGTGCCGGTGGCGTGCTGATCGTTGATCGGGACGCACGAAAGGCATCGCCGAGCGAGGGAGACGCGCATGCGGGTTCCTCGCAATGA
- the nusA gene encoding transcription termination factor NusA encodes MATGVTANRAELIAIANSVASEKMIDKAIVIEAMEDAIQRAARTRYGQEMDIRAKLDPNNGDLRLWRVVEVVEQVDDIYKQVDVKGAQKLQAGAGVGDFLVDPLPPIEFGRIQAQAAKQTIFQKVRDAERERQYEEFKDRAGEIITGVVKRVEFGHIVVDLGRAEGVIRRDAQIPREVVRVNDRIRSLILKVVRENRGPQIFLSRAHPDFMKKLFAQEVPEIYDGIIEIKAAARDPGSRAKIGVISHDSSIDPVGACVGMKGSRVQAVVQEMQGEKIDIIPWSPDTATFVVNALQPANVSRVLIDEEEDRIEVVVPDDQLSLAIGRRGQNVRLASQLTAKAIDIMTETDSSEKRQQEFVQRSEMFQNELDVDETLAQLLVAEGFTELEEVAYVELDELAAIEGFDDDLAQELQSRAAEAIDRREQANRDERRSLGVEDAVAELPHLTEAMLVTLGKAGLKTLDDIADLATDELIEKKRAEPRRRNEDAPRRPEHKGGVLGEYGLTEEQGNEIIMAARAHWFEDEDGGEGQTAEGAEA; translated from the coding sequence ATGGCTACCGGCGTCACCGCGAACCGTGCGGAACTGATCGCGATCGCCAACAGCGTCGCCAGCGAGAAGATGATCGACAAGGCCATCGTCATCGAGGCGATGGAAGATGCGATCCAGCGTGCGGCGCGCACCCGCTACGGCCAGGAAATGGATATCCGCGCGAAGCTGGATCCGAACAACGGCGATCTTCGCCTGTGGCGCGTGGTGGAAGTGGTCGAGCAGGTCGACGACATCTACAAGCAGGTTGACGTGAAGGGCGCGCAGAAGCTGCAGGCGGGCGCCGGCGTCGGCGACTTCCTGGTCGATCCGCTGCCGCCGATCGAATTCGGTCGCATCCAGGCGCAGGCTGCCAAGCAGACCATCTTCCAGAAGGTCCGCGATGCCGAGCGCGAGCGCCAGTATGAGGAATTCAAGGACCGCGCCGGCGAGATCATCACCGGCGTCGTGAAGCGCGTCGAATTTGGCCATATCGTCGTCGATCTGGGCCGCGCCGAGGGCGTAATCCGCCGCGACGCGCAGATCCCGCGCGAAGTGGTGCGCGTGAACGACCGCATCCGCTCGCTGATCCTCAAGGTCGTGCGCGAGAACCGCGGCCCGCAGATCTTCCTCAGCCGCGCGCACCCGGACTTCATGAAGAAGCTGTTCGCGCAGGAAGTGCCCGAGATCTACGACGGCATCATCGAGATCAAGGCTGCCGCCCGTGATCCGGGCTCGCGCGCGAAGATCGGCGTGATCAGCCACGATTCCTCGATCGACCCGGTCGGCGCCTGCGTCGGCATGAAGGGCAGCCGCGTGCAGGCCGTCGTGCAGGAAATGCAGGGCGAGAAGATCGATATCATTCCCTGGTCGCCCGACACCGCCACCTTTGTCGTCAACGCGCTGCAGCCGGCGAACGTCAGCCGCGTGCTGATCGACGAGGAAGAGGATCGGATCGAGGTGGTCGTTCCTGACGATCAGCTGAGCCTCGCCATCGGTCGTCGCGGCCAGAACGTCCGCCTCGCCTCGCAGCTGACGGCGAAGGCGATCGACATCATGACCGAGACCGACTCCAGCGAGAAGCGCCAGCAGGAGTTCGTTCAGCGGTCCGAGATGTTCCAGAACGAGCTGGACGTGGACGAGACGCTGGCACAGCTGCTGGTGGCCGAGGGCTTCACCGAGCTGGAAGAGGTCGCCTATGTCGAGCTGGACGAGCTGGCGGCGATCGAGGGCTTCGACGACGATCTGGCGCAGGAGCTGCAGAGCCGCGCTGCCGAGGCGATCGACCGCCGCGAGCAGGCCAATCGCGACGAGCGCCGTTCGCTGGGCGTCGAGGATGCGGTGGCGGAGCTGCCGCACCTGACGGAAGCGATGCTGGTGACGCTCGGCAAGGCGGGCCTGAAGACGCTGGACGATATCGCCGATCTCGCCACGGACGAGCTGATCGAGAAGAAGCGCGCCGAGCCGCGCCGCCGCAACGAGGACGCACCGCGTCGTCCGGAGCACAAGGGCGGCGTATTGGGCGAATATGGTCTCACCGAAGAGCAGGGCAACGAGATCATCATGGCTGCCCGCGCGCATTGGTTCGAGGATGAAGACGGCGGCGAAGGCCAGACGGCGGAGGGCGCCGAGGCCTGA
- the rimP gene encoding ribosome maturation protein RimP has protein sequence MAEITALTQLIETEAKALGFDLVRVALFGKGDDRTLQVMAERPDTRQLTIDDCADLSRRISDVLDVLEAEGRDPIEGAYRLEVSSPGIDRPLTRLSDYADWTGHEAKLTLDAPLDGQKQFRGEIVGVEGEAIAIRNRTGTIANVPFARITDAKLVLTDKLIAATVPLSIEGAEEEEIEAEETE, from the coding sequence ATGGCGGAAATCACCGCGCTGACCCAGTTGATCGAAACCGAAGCCAAGGCGCTCGGCTTCGACCTCGTGCGTGTCGCGCTGTTCGGCAAGGGCGATGACCGCACGCTGCAGGTGATGGCGGAGCGGCCCGATACGCGGCAGCTGACGATCGACGATTGCGCCGATCTGTCACGCCGCATCTCCGACGTGCTCGACGTGCTGGAGGCGGAGGGTCGCGATCCGATCGAGGGCGCGTACCGTCTGGAAGTGTCGAGCCCTGGCATCGATCGCCCGCTGACCCGCCTGTCCGACTATGCCGACTGGACCGGGCATGAGGCGAAGCTGACGCTGGACGCGCCGCTTGACGGCCAGAAGCAGTTCCGCGGCGAGATCGTCGGTGTGGAAGGCGAGGCAATCGCCATCCGTAATCGTACCGGTACAATCGCCAACGTGCCCTTCGCGCGTATTACCGATGCGAAGCTGGTGCTGACCGACAAATTGATCGCTGCAACCGTCCCGCTCTCCATCGAGGGCGCGGAAGAAGAAGAAATCGAAGCAGAGGAAACCGAGTAA
- a CDS encoding AAC(3)-I family aminoglycoside N-acetyltransferase has translation MIVRRLGPADLDAMRRLNLLFHAAFDHAADYVAAPPDDRYLAAQLARPHVFALVAEQGAMIVGGLVAYLLDKLERARAEAYIYDLAVAESHRRRGVATALIDALRPLVRDAGGYVIFVQADYGDDPAVALYTKLGTREDVMHFDIAVEDETRTTPGVATGSGRD, from the coding sequence GTGATCGTGCGCCGGCTGGGCCCGGCGGACCTCGACGCGATGCGGCGGCTCAACCTGCTGTTCCATGCCGCATTCGACCACGCGGCCGACTATGTCGCGGCGCCGCCGGACGATCGCTATCTCGCCGCGCAGCTTGCCAGGCCGCATGTCTTCGCACTGGTGGCGGAGCAGGGCGCGATGATCGTCGGCGGGCTGGTCGCCTATCTCCTCGACAAACTCGAGCGGGCGCGGGCGGAAGCCTATATCTATGACCTGGCAGTAGCCGAATCGCATCGGCGGCGCGGCGTTGCCACGGCGCTGATCGATGCGCTGCGGCCGCTGGTGCGGGACGCGGGCGGGTATGTGATCTTCGTCCAGGCCGATTACGGCGATGATCCGGCCGTGGCGCTTTATACCAAGCTCGGCACGCGCGAGGACGTGATGCATTTCGACATTGCGGTGGAGGATGAGACGCGGACCACGCCGGGCGTGGCGACAGGATCGGGCCGCGACTGA
- a CDS encoding lmo0937 family membrane protein translates to MLWTIAIILLILWLLGFSLNIAGGLIHILLVIALIVGLVQLFTGRRV, encoded by the coding sequence ATGTTGTGGACGATCGCGATCATCCTGTTGATCCTGTGGCTGCTGGGGTTCAGCCTGAACATCGCAGGCGGCCTGATCCACATCCTGCTGGTGATCGCGCTGATCGTCGGGCTGGTGCAGCTCTTCACCGGCCGCCGGGTGTAG
- a CDS encoding SRPBCC family protein has protein sequence MLPAIVLSVTIDRPWREVYEAFWRPADFQRWASGLSEFALRQDGGSWVGEGAEGGMRVYFTPHNAFGVMDHRVIPDGMAEVHVPLRVIANGAGAEVQLTLFRQPDMDDEAFARDRRWIRSDLARLKALAERG, from the coding sequence ATGCTTCCGGCCATCGTCCTGTCCGTCACGATCGATCGGCCGTGGCGCGAGGTTTATGAGGCGTTCTGGCGGCCGGCCGATTTCCAGCGCTGGGCATCCGGATTGAGCGAGTTCGCGCTTCGTCAGGATGGCGGTTCGTGGGTCGGTGAAGGTGCGGAGGGCGGGATGCGGGTCTATTTCACGCCGCACAATGCGTTTGGCGTGATGGACCATCGCGTCATCCCTGACGGGATGGCGGAGGTGCATGTTCCCTTGCGCGTCATCGCCAATGGCGCGGGCGCGGAGGTGCAGCTGACGCTGTTCCGCCAGCCGGACATGGATGACGAGGCGTTCGCACGCGACCGGCGCTGGATCCGGAGCGATCTGGCCAGGCTGAAGGCGCTGGCCGAGCGGGGCTGA
- a CDS encoding dihydrolipoamide acetyltransferase family protein, with translation MARFTFKLPDIGEGIAEAEIVGWHVKVGDRVEEDQNIADMMTDKATVEMESPVSGTVVELAGEVGDQVAIGAMLVVIETEGEVSAEADPAERLGGEDEAEAFEAENPGVEEVVETPSPLGREGRGEGQSEAAGVGASITPDTAPLPDPLPASGEREKAVLASPAVRARAKDLGVDLAQVKIAEGDRIRHADLDAYLRYAGGQGYHAPHASRAREDEQVRVIGMRRRIAENMAASKRHIPHFTYVDEIDVTALEDMRADLNDNRGQRPKLTMLPFLIVAICRTLPQFPMLNARYDDEAGVVTRSGRVHLGMAAQTDAGLTVPVIRDAQDKNVWQLASEIGRLAEAARTQKLKPEELGGGTITVTSLGPLGGIATTPVINRPEVAIIGPNKIVERPVFRGDDIVRAKLMNLSISCDHRVVDGWDAASYVQAVKKLLETPVLLFAD, from the coding sequence ATGGCGCGTTTTACCTTCAAGCTGCCGGATATCGGCGAAGGCATTGCCGAGGCGGAAATCGTCGGCTGGCACGTCAAGGTCGGCGACCGGGTCGAGGAAGACCAGAATATCGCCGACATGATGACCGACAAGGCAACCGTCGAAATGGAATCCCCGGTGTCCGGGACGGTGGTGGAGCTGGCCGGAGAGGTTGGCGACCAGGTGGCGATCGGCGCGATGCTGGTGGTGATCGAGACCGAGGGTGAGGTGTCGGCTGAGGCTGACCCCGCGGAGAGGCTCGGCGGCGAGGATGAGGCCGAGGCGTTCGAGGCGGAGAACCCGGGGGTCGAGGAGGTGGTGGAAACTCCCTCTCCCCTCGGGAGAGAGGGCAGGGGAGAGGGGCAGTCAGAGGCGGCAGGCGTTGGCGCTTCGATTACGCCCGACACTGCCCCTCTCCCCGACCCTCTCCCCGCAAGCGGGGAGAGGGAGAAGGCAGTGCTCGCTTCCCCCGCCGTCCGTGCGCGGGCGAAAGATCTGGGGGTCGATCTCGCCCAGGTGAAGATCGCCGAGGGCGACCGCATCCGCCACGCGGATCTCGACGCTTATCTGCGCTACGCGGGCGGGCAGGGCTATCACGCCCCCCACGCCAGCCGCGCCCGTGAGGACGAGCAGGTTCGTGTCATCGGCATGCGCCGCCGCATCGCCGAGAACATGGCCGCGTCGAAGCGCCACATTCCGCATTTCACCTATGTCGACGAGATCGACGTTACCGCGCTGGAGGACATGCGCGCGGACCTGAACGACAATCGCGGGCAGCGGCCGAAGCTCACCATGCTGCCGTTCCTGATCGTCGCGATTTGCCGCACCTTGCCGCAATTTCCGATGCTCAACGCGCGCTATGACGACGAGGCGGGCGTGGTGACGCGATCGGGCCGTGTGCATCTCGGCATGGCGGCGCAGACCGATGCCGGGCTGACCGTGCCGGTGATCCGCGACGCGCAGGACAAGAATGTGTGGCAGCTCGCCAGCGAGATCGGGCGGCTGGCGGAGGCCGCGCGCACGCAGAAGTTGAAGCCCGAGGAGCTCGGGGGCGGCACGATCACCGTCACGTCGCTCGGCCCGCTGGGCGGCATCGCAACGACGCCGGTGATCAACCGGCCGGAGGTGGCGATCATCGGGCCGAACAAGATCGTCGAGCGGCCGGTGTTCCGGGGCGACGACATCGTTCGCGCGAAGCTGATGAACCTGTCGATCAGCTGCGATCATCGCGTCGTCGATGGCTGGGATGCGGCGAGCTATGTCCAGGCGGTGAAGAAGCTGCTCGAGACGCCCGTGCTGTTGTTCGCCGACTGA